From a single Phocoena sinus isolate mPhoSin1 chromosome 1, mPhoSin1.pri, whole genome shotgun sequence genomic region:
- the ECM1 gene encoding extracellular matrix protein 1 isoform X2, with protein sequence MGTTSGAALVLACLAVASVASKRGIKASGQRELGPVHLTHPLQEVGYAAPPSPPLTRALAMDHPDTSQHSPHFEGQSEVQPSPSQKAIPVQEELPPPQLPVEKKEDLPLPQEAVTLQEELSPPQVPIEQKEEKLAPFMDHSPPEPESSNPAQHCQQGGHQGGWGHRLDGFPPGRPSPDNLDQICLPNRQHVVYGPWNLPQTGFSHLVRQGETLNLLETGYSRCCRCHSYTNRLDCAKVTWEDAMTRFCEAEFSVKTRPHWCCKRQGEARFSCFQDEAPWPHYQLQACPSHQPGISSGPELPFPPGLPTLDNIKNICHLRRFCSVPRNLPATDPIQRQLQALTQLEGEFQHCCRQGNNHTCTWKAWKDTLDGYCDQEKATNTHHYSCCHYPPSPARDECFARQAPYPNYDRDILTLDLSRITPNFMSHLCGNQGVFTKHKQIPGLIQNVTARCCDLPFPEQACCAEEEKSSFIDNLCGPRRNFWRDSAFCCKLSPGDEQINCFNTNYLRNVALVAGDIRDAKDQREQGPTWGTNISPTPEPKEE encoded by the exons ATGGGGACCACGTCCGGAGCAGCCTTGGTCTTGGCCTGTTTAGCTGTTGCTTCTGTAGCCTCTAAGAGAG GCATCAAGGCTTCAGGGCAGAGGGAGCTGGGGCCAGTGCACCTCACCCACCCACTTCAAGAAG TTGGCTATGCtgcacccccttccccacctctgaccaGAGCTCTCGCCATGGATCACCCCGACACCTCTCAGCATAGCCCTCACTTTGAAGGACAGAGTGAAG TACAGCCATCTCCATCTCAGAAAGCCATCCCTGTCCAAGAggagctgccccctccccaactccctgTGGAAAAGAAAG AGGATCTGCCTCTCCCTCAAGAGGCCGTCACCCTACAAGAAGAGCTGTCCCCTCCCCAGGTCCCTATTGAACAGAAGGAAG AAAAGCTGGCTCCCTTCATGGACCACAGCCCCCCAGAGCCTGAGTCTTCGAATCCAGCCCAGCACTGCCAACAGGGCGGACACCAAGGTGGCTGGGGCCACCGGCTGGATGGCTTCCCCCCTGGGCGGCCTTCTCCGGACAATCTGGACCAGATCTGCCTTCCTAATCGTCAGCATGTGGTGTACGGCCCTTGGAACCTGCCACAGACTGGCTTTTCCCACCTTGTTCGTCAGGGTGAGACCCTCAATTTGCTGGAGACTGGATATTCCCGCTGCTGCCGCTGTCACAGCTACACAAACCGCTTGGACTGTGCGAAAGTCACG TGGGAAGACGCAATGACCCGGTTCTGTGAGGCTGAGTTTTCTGTTAAGACCCGACCCCATTGGTGCTGCAAACGTCAGGGGGAGGCTCGATTCTCCTGCTTCCAAGATGAAGCTCCCTGGCCACACTACCAGCTCCAGGCCTGCCCCAGCCACCAGCCTGGTATTTCCTCGGGTCCTGAGCTGCCTTTTCCCCCTGGGCTACCCACACTGGACAATATCAAGAACATCTGCCACCTAAGACGCTTCTGCTCTGTGCCACGCAACCTCCCAGCTACTGACCCCATCCAGAGGCAGCTGCAGGCTCTGACCCAGCTGGAGGGGGAGTTCCAGCACTGCTGCCGGCAGGGGAACAACCACACCTGTACATGGAAGGCC TGGAAGGATACCCTTGATGGCTACTGTGATCAGGAAAAGGCTACAAATACCCACCACTACTCATGTTGCCACTACCCTCCTAGTCCTGCCCGAGATGAGTGCTTTGCCCGGCAGGCTCCCTATCCCAACTATGACCGGGACATCTTGACCCTGGACCTCAGCCGAATCACCCCCAACTTCATGAGTCATCTCTGTGGAAATCAAGGAGTTTTCACCAAGCA TAAGCAGATTCCTGGGCTGATCCAGAACGTGACTGCCCGCTGCTGTGACCTGCCGTTTCCAGAGCAGGCCTGCTGTGCTGAGGAGGAG AAATCATCCTTTATTGATAACCTGTGTGGTCCCCGACGTAACTTCTGGCGAGACTCTGCCTTCTGCTGTAAACTGAGTCCTGGGGATGAACAGATCAACTGCTTCAACACTAATTATCTGAGGAATGTGGCTCTAGTGGCTGGAGACATTAGGGATGCCAAGGACCAGAGGGAGCAGGGCCCAACTTGGGGAACAAATATCAGCCCCACCCCTGAGCCCAAGGAAGAGTGA
- the ECM1 gene encoding extracellular matrix protein 1 isoform X1: protein MGTTSGAALVLACLAVASVASKRGIKASGQRELGPVHLTHPLQEVVGYAAPPSPPLTRALAMDHPDTSQHSPHFEGQSEVQPSPSQKAIPVQEELPPPQLPVEKKEDLPLPQEAVTLQEELSPPQVPIEQKEEKLAPFMDHSPPEPESSNPAQHCQQGGHQGGWGHRLDGFPPGRPSPDNLDQICLPNRQHVVYGPWNLPQTGFSHLVRQGETLNLLETGYSRCCRCHSYTNRLDCAKVTWEDAMTRFCEAEFSVKTRPHWCCKRQGEARFSCFQDEAPWPHYQLQACPSHQPGISSGPELPFPPGLPTLDNIKNICHLRRFCSVPRNLPATDPIQRQLQALTQLEGEFQHCCRQGNNHTCTWKAWKDTLDGYCDQEKATNTHHYSCCHYPPSPARDECFARQAPYPNYDRDILTLDLSRITPNFMSHLCGNQGVFTKHKQIPGLIQNVTARCCDLPFPEQACCAEEEKSSFIDNLCGPRRNFWRDSAFCCKLSPGDEQINCFNTNYLRNVALVAGDIRDAKDQREQGPTWGTNISPTPEPKEE, encoded by the exons ATGGGGACCACGTCCGGAGCAGCCTTGGTCTTGGCCTGTTTAGCTGTTGCTTCTGTAGCCTCTAAGAGAG GCATCAAGGCTTCAGGGCAGAGGGAGCTGGGGCCAGTGCACCTCACCCACCCACTTCAAGAAG TAGTTGGCTATGCtgcacccccttccccacctctgaccaGAGCTCTCGCCATGGATCACCCCGACACCTCTCAGCATAGCCCTCACTTTGAAGGACAGAGTGAAG TACAGCCATCTCCATCTCAGAAAGCCATCCCTGTCCAAGAggagctgccccctccccaactccctgTGGAAAAGAAAG AGGATCTGCCTCTCCCTCAAGAGGCCGTCACCCTACAAGAAGAGCTGTCCCCTCCCCAGGTCCCTATTGAACAGAAGGAAG AAAAGCTGGCTCCCTTCATGGACCACAGCCCCCCAGAGCCTGAGTCTTCGAATCCAGCCCAGCACTGCCAACAGGGCGGACACCAAGGTGGCTGGGGCCACCGGCTGGATGGCTTCCCCCCTGGGCGGCCTTCTCCGGACAATCTGGACCAGATCTGCCTTCCTAATCGTCAGCATGTGGTGTACGGCCCTTGGAACCTGCCACAGACTGGCTTTTCCCACCTTGTTCGTCAGGGTGAGACCCTCAATTTGCTGGAGACTGGATATTCCCGCTGCTGCCGCTGTCACAGCTACACAAACCGCTTGGACTGTGCGAAAGTCACG TGGGAAGACGCAATGACCCGGTTCTGTGAGGCTGAGTTTTCTGTTAAGACCCGACCCCATTGGTGCTGCAAACGTCAGGGGGAGGCTCGATTCTCCTGCTTCCAAGATGAAGCTCCCTGGCCACACTACCAGCTCCAGGCCTGCCCCAGCCACCAGCCTGGTATTTCCTCGGGTCCTGAGCTGCCTTTTCCCCCTGGGCTACCCACACTGGACAATATCAAGAACATCTGCCACCTAAGACGCTTCTGCTCTGTGCCACGCAACCTCCCAGCTACTGACCCCATCCAGAGGCAGCTGCAGGCTCTGACCCAGCTGGAGGGGGAGTTCCAGCACTGCTGCCGGCAGGGGAACAACCACACCTGTACATGGAAGGCC TGGAAGGATACCCTTGATGGCTACTGTGATCAGGAAAAGGCTACAAATACCCACCACTACTCATGTTGCCACTACCCTCCTAGTCCTGCCCGAGATGAGTGCTTTGCCCGGCAGGCTCCCTATCCCAACTATGACCGGGACATCTTGACCCTGGACCTCAGCCGAATCACCCCCAACTTCATGAGTCATCTCTGTGGAAATCAAGGAGTTTTCACCAAGCA TAAGCAGATTCCTGGGCTGATCCAGAACGTGACTGCCCGCTGCTGTGACCTGCCGTTTCCAGAGCAGGCCTGCTGTGCTGAGGAGGAG AAATCATCCTTTATTGATAACCTGTGTGGTCCCCGACGTAACTTCTGGCGAGACTCTGCCTTCTGCTGTAAACTGAGTCCTGGGGATGAACAGATCAACTGCTTCAACACTAATTATCTGAGGAATGTGGCTCTAGTGGCTGGAGACATTAGGGATGCCAAGGACCAGAGGGAGCAGGGCCCAACTTGGGGAACAAATATCAGCCCCACCCCTGAGCCCAAGGAAGAGTGA
- the ECM1 gene encoding extracellular matrix protein 1 isoform X3 has protein sequence MGTTSGAALVLACLAVASVASKRGIKASGQRELGPVHLTHPLQEVGYAAPPSPPLTRALAMDHPDTSQHSPHFEGQSEVQPSPSQKAIPVQEELPPPQLPVEKKEDLPLPQEAVTLQEELSPPQVPIEQKEEKLAPFMDHSPPEPESSNPAQHCQQGGHQGGWGHRLDGFPPGRPSPDNLDQICLPNRQHVVYGPWNLPQTGFSHLVRQGETLNLLETGYSRCCRCHSYTNRLDCAKVTWKDTLDGYCDQEKATNTHHYSCCHYPPSPARDECFARQAPYPNYDRDILTLDLSRITPNFMSHLCGNQGVFTKHKQIPGLIQNVTARCCDLPFPEQACCAEEEKSSFIDNLCGPRRNFWRDSAFCCKLSPGDEQINCFNTNYLRNVALVAGDIRDAKDQREQGPTWGTNISPTPEPKEE, from the exons ATGGGGACCACGTCCGGAGCAGCCTTGGTCTTGGCCTGTTTAGCTGTTGCTTCTGTAGCCTCTAAGAGAG GCATCAAGGCTTCAGGGCAGAGGGAGCTGGGGCCAGTGCACCTCACCCACCCACTTCAAGAAG TTGGCTATGCtgcacccccttccccacctctgaccaGAGCTCTCGCCATGGATCACCCCGACACCTCTCAGCATAGCCCTCACTTTGAAGGACAGAGTGAAG TACAGCCATCTCCATCTCAGAAAGCCATCCCTGTCCAAGAggagctgccccctccccaactccctgTGGAAAAGAAAG AGGATCTGCCTCTCCCTCAAGAGGCCGTCACCCTACAAGAAGAGCTGTCCCCTCCCCAGGTCCCTATTGAACAGAAGGAAG AAAAGCTGGCTCCCTTCATGGACCACAGCCCCCCAGAGCCTGAGTCTTCGAATCCAGCCCAGCACTGCCAACAGGGCGGACACCAAGGTGGCTGGGGCCACCGGCTGGATGGCTTCCCCCCTGGGCGGCCTTCTCCGGACAATCTGGACCAGATCTGCCTTCCTAATCGTCAGCATGTGGTGTACGGCCCTTGGAACCTGCCACAGACTGGCTTTTCCCACCTTGTTCGTCAGGGTGAGACCCTCAATTTGCTGGAGACTGGATATTCCCGCTGCTGCCGCTGTCACAGCTACACAAACCGCTTGGACTGTGCGAAAGTCACG TGGAAGGATACCCTTGATGGCTACTGTGATCAGGAAAAGGCTACAAATACCCACCACTACTCATGTTGCCACTACCCTCCTAGTCCTGCCCGAGATGAGTGCTTTGCCCGGCAGGCTCCCTATCCCAACTATGACCGGGACATCTTGACCCTGGACCTCAGCCGAATCACCCCCAACTTCATGAGTCATCTCTGTGGAAATCAAGGAGTTTTCACCAAGCA TAAGCAGATTCCTGGGCTGATCCAGAACGTGACTGCCCGCTGCTGTGACCTGCCGTTTCCAGAGCAGGCCTGCTGTGCTGAGGAGGAG AAATCATCCTTTATTGATAACCTGTGTGGTCCCCGACGTAACTTCTGGCGAGACTCTGCCTTCTGCTGTAAACTGAGTCCTGGGGATGAACAGATCAACTGCTTCAACACTAATTATCTGAGGAATGTGGCTCTAGTGGCTGGAGACATTAGGGATGCCAAGGACCAGAGGGAGCAGGGCCCAACTTGGGGAACAAATATCAGCCCCACCCCTGAGCCCAAGGAAGAGTGA